A window of the Chloroflexus sp. Y-396-1 genome harbors these coding sequences:
- the obgE gene encoding GTPase ObgE, with protein MKSETDFFDQATIIVRAGNGGNGAATFRREKYVPRGGPNGGDGGRGGHVYLIADPEYNTLLHFRYQRKFVAENGGHGGKNAMHGRNGADVYVPVPPGTVVRTTIDGVTYSVDLARPGQRLLAARGGRGGLGNIHFATSTRQAPRLAELGEPGQELTLELELKMLADVGLIGFPNAGKSTLLSVISAARPKIAAYPFTTLTPNLGIVEVGLQRFVVADIPGLIEGAHAGVGLGHDFLRHVERTRLLIHIIDAAGVDGRKPWEDYEQINTELRLYQPELAQRKQVVALNKADLPAAQENLPILRARLPVAPEDIFVISAATGSGIEPLLQRVAELLRTDPPPQRDPVDPDEPPLQWPLPPVDENAFTIEREGDGFRVRGIKIERLIAMSNLDQDEAIDRIQRVLEASGINEALIAAGVQDGDIVRIGRAELVWDDSGRHAL; from the coding sequence ATGAAATCCGAAACTGATTTTTTCGATCAGGCAACCATTATTGTCCGTGCCGGTAACGGTGGAAACGGCGCCGCCACATTTCGGCGCGAAAAGTATGTCCCGCGTGGTGGCCCTAACGGCGGCGACGGTGGTCGGGGCGGGCACGTTTACTTAATTGCCGATCCCGAATACAATACGCTGCTCCACTTCCGCTATCAGCGCAAATTCGTCGCCGAAAATGGTGGTCACGGCGGCAAGAATGCGATGCACGGGCGAAACGGTGCTGATGTGTACGTGCCGGTTCCGCCAGGTACCGTAGTACGGACAACTATCGACGGTGTGACCTACAGTGTTGATCTGGCCCGCCCTGGTCAGCGGTTGCTTGCTGCGCGCGGCGGACGTGGCGGACTGGGGAATATTCACTTTGCCACATCGACCCGGCAGGCGCCGCGCCTTGCCGAATTGGGTGAACCGGGCCAGGAGCTGACCCTTGAGCTTGAACTGAAAATGCTAGCTGATGTGGGGTTGATCGGTTTTCCAAATGCCGGAAAATCAACCCTGCTCTCAGTGATCAGTGCTGCCCGTCCCAAAATTGCTGCCTATCCCTTCACGACCCTCACACCCAATCTTGGTATCGTAGAAGTTGGTCTCCAACGCTTCGTTGTCGCCGATATTCCCGGTCTGATCGAAGGTGCTCATGCGGGCGTTGGCCTCGGCCACGACTTTTTACGTCACGTTGAGCGGACCCGCCTGCTGATCCACATCATCGATGCTGCGGGAGTCGATGGTCGCAAACCGTGGGAAGACTACGAGCAGATCAACACTGAGCTGCGCCTCTATCAGCCCGAACTCGCTCAACGTAAGCAAGTGGTGGCGCTTAACAAAGCCGACTTGCCCGCCGCGCAAGAGAACTTGCCAATTCTCCGGGCGCGTTTACCGGTCGCCCCGGAAGACATCTTCGTTATTTCGGCAGCGACCGGCAGTGGTATCGAACCACTGTTGCAGCGGGTGGCCGAACTACTTCGCACCGATCCCCCACCACAACGCGATCCGGTCGATCCTGATGAACCACCGCTTCAGTGGCCGTTGCCGCCGGTTGACGAGAATGCCTTTACTATCGAACGTGAAGGCGATGGCTTTCGGGTGCGTGGCATCAAGATCGAACGCCTTATCGCGATGAGTAATCTGGATCAGGATGAAGCCATTGACCGGATTCAACGTGTCCTTGAAGCCAGTGGCATCAACGAAGCGCTGATCGCGGCAGGTGTTCAGGATGGTGATATTGTCCGAATCGGACGTGCTGAGCTGGTTTGGGATGATAGTGGACGGCATGCACTATGA
- the tatA gene encoding twin-arginine translocase TatA/TatE family subunit, giving the protein MIGGLGWGELLIILIIVIAIFGAGKLAGLGGALGSSIREFRKAVRGDDEPRNDTKTEGETKA; this is encoded by the coding sequence ATGATCGGTGGTCTGGGTTGGGGCGAGCTTTTAATCATCCTTATTATCGTGATTGCGATTTTTGGTGCTGGAAAGTTAGCCGGTTTGGGTGGTGCACTCGGCAGCAGCATTCGCGAGTTCCGCAAGGCGGTCAGAGGTGATGACGAGCCACGGAACGATACGAAGACTGAGGGTGAAACGAAGGCTTAA
- a CDS encoding glycosyltransferase family 1 protein, translating to MHIAINAHLLAHTHSFRRAGVSHYIEQVLLHLAQIDHVNRYTVYTTRGLDQAALGLPANFVVKPSRLPTINPRIRIPWEQGIAPLILRGNADLYHGCLNVAPLLSPVPTVITIHDLAFIRFPQTFRAYNRIYLDLATRLSARRASRILAVSEHTKREVVGLLGVDPNRVIVTPNAARSHFRPPDAAVLAQFRIRHQLPDQFILYVGTLEPRKNLTTLLEAFAVLQRRIPSIPLLIGGGKGWMYEPIFARLDQLQLRDRVKFVGYIPEEELPLWYAAATIFVFPSIYEGFGMPPLEAMACGTPVITSNTSSLPEVVGDAGLMVAPTDTQALAEAIYQLLTDPDLRNELRTRGLARSKHFSWAKTAAATLAAYHAALTHPSDGI from the coding sequence ATGCACATTGCAATCAATGCTCACTTGCTTGCTCATACGCATTCATTTCGTCGGGCCGGTGTCTCGCACTATATCGAACAAGTGCTGCTTCATCTGGCGCAGATCGATCATGTGAACCGCTATACGGTGTATACAACACGAGGTCTCGATCAGGCAGCCCTTGGCCTACCGGCAAACTTTGTCGTGAAACCCTCACGATTGCCAACCATTAATCCACGGATTCGCATCCCTTGGGAACAGGGAATTGCACCGCTGATATTGCGCGGCAACGCCGATCTCTACCACGGATGCCTCAATGTAGCTCCGTTGTTGAGTCCGGTACCGACGGTCATTACCATCCATGATCTGGCCTTCATTCGCTTCCCGCAGACCTTTCGCGCCTACAACCGTATCTACCTCGATCTTGCGACCCGGCTTAGTGCCCGCCGGGCCAGCCGGATTCTTGCGGTATCTGAACATACCAAACGTGAGGTTGTTGGGTTGCTCGGTGTTGATCCAAACCGCGTGATTGTGACTCCCAATGCTGCACGTAGCCACTTTCGCCCACCAGATGCGGCAGTGCTGGCTCAATTCCGTATTCGTCATCAACTACCCGATCAGTTCATTCTCTATGTCGGCACGCTCGAACCACGCAAAAATCTGACGACGTTGCTCGAAGCGTTTGCGGTGCTTCAACGCCGTATACCGTCGATCCCTCTGCTGATCGGGGGTGGTAAGGGTTGGATGTATGAGCCGATCTTTGCCCGGCTCGACCAGTTACAGTTGCGTGATCGGGTGAAATTCGTCGGGTATATTCCTGAAGAAGAATTGCCACTCTGGTATGCAGCGGCAACGATCTTTGTCTTTCCTTCTATCTACGAAGGGTTCGGTATGCCTCCTCTGGAGGCCATGGCGTGTGGTACACCCGTCATCACCTCTAATACCTCAAGTCTACCTGAAGTTGTCGGTGATGCCGGTCTGATGGTAGCGCCAACCGATACGCAGGCACTGGCTGAGGCAATCTATCAGCTCCTGACCGACCCTGATTTGCGGAACGAGTTACGTACGCGCGGCCTGGCGCGTTCCAAACACTTTTCCTGGGCCAAAACGGCGGCTGCGACGTTAGCGGCGTATCACGCTGCGTTGACACACCCCTCTGATGGGATATAA
- the lepB gene encoding signal peptidase I, producing the protein MNDSPPSSEPLTTDLEAVSVRQPRTPIRYVVRELLETAVFILLVFLIVRGVVQNFKIEGSSMEPTLHTGQYILVNKLIYFHFDLNAPLRLLPGQADLPPRIVYPFRPPQRGDIVVFEYPRDVRKDYIKRVIGLPGDVIEIREGRVYINGELLDEPYLRGASTYCLSGYRCAQGPVVVPPGSIFVMGDNRGNSSDSREWDALPLDRVVGQAWLIYFPFSDWGLVPHHRYDTDTVATR; encoded by the coding sequence ATGAACGATAGTCCTCCATCCTCAGAACCGCTAACGACCGACCTGGAAGCAGTGTCGGTACGTCAGCCCCGTACTCCCATTCGTTACGTAGTACGTGAACTTCTAGAGACCGCCGTTTTTATTTTGCTCGTTTTTTTGATCGTGCGCGGTGTCGTACAAAATTTCAAAATTGAAGGCTCAAGTATGGAGCCAACGCTGCACACCGGTCAGTATATTTTAGTGAACAAGCTCATCTACTTTCATTTCGACCTGAACGCACCCCTGCGCTTGCTCCCCGGCCAAGCTGATTTACCGCCACGGATCGTATATCCCTTTCGTCCACCGCAGCGCGGCGATATTGTTGTCTTTGAGTATCCCCGCGATGTGCGAAAAGATTATATCAAACGGGTCATCGGTTTACCAGGCGATGTAATCGAGATACGAGAAGGAAGGGTTTACATCAATGGCGAACTTCTCGATGAACCGTACCTGCGCGGTGCTTCAACCTACTGCCTCAGCGGCTATCGCTGTGCTCAAGGACCGGTAGTGGTGCCACCCGGAAGTATTTTTGTGATGGGTGACAATCGTGGTAACAGTTCAGATTCACGTGAATGGGATGCATTACCACTCGATCGGGTCGTTGGGCAGGCCTGGCTCATCTATTTTCCATTTAGTGACTGGGGATTAGTGCCGCACCATCGCTACGATACCGACACAGTAGCAACACGCTAG
- a CDS encoding radical SAM protein produces MSSLATLAQPLADNTYQCLACQWRCTLAPGETGRCQMRIGRAEGIELLNHGLISGAAIGPIEDYRLWHFFPDTTVLAIGGWGYALPLDQQRGPYGALPTDPSKQRRLDPQRAADFALERLCRGVVWAFAEPAVNFEYLLALLQLSRAASRYTAIVTSGMLSLEALSELGPYLNGISLDLRGFSDHAYHRLGGISEWRQILRFAEEAQHRWKCHVEITTRIHHGVNDHPDELRDLVEWIKSTLGEATPWHVLPGDAGSETAAATMRARRIGHEGGLQFIYGHEANQATRCPMCHATLIERQHGGSRKVGLDGSRCRHCGYATNMYLSIFKVHRT; encoded by the coding sequence ATGTCATCGCTGGCTACATTAGCACAGCCACTTGCCGACAATACGTATCAGTGTCTTGCTTGCCAGTGGCGTTGTACGTTGGCGCCAGGTGAGACTGGCCGCTGTCAGATGCGGATCGGTCGGGCCGAAGGGATCGAGCTGCTGAATCACGGGCTGATTAGCGGCGCTGCTATTGGCCCGATTGAAGATTATCGGCTCTGGCATTTTTTTCCTGATACGACTGTGCTGGCAATCGGGGGTTGGGGGTATGCACTGCCACTCGATCAGCAGCGGGGACCTTACGGTGCACTACCAACCGATCCATCGAAGCAGCGGCGGCTTGACCCGCAGCGGGCTGCTGATTTCGCACTTGAGCGACTTTGTCGAGGGGTGGTATGGGCATTTGCTGAGCCGGCGGTGAACTTTGAATACCTGTTGGCCCTGCTTCAATTGAGCCGCGCCGCCAGCCGCTATACAGCCATTGTTACGAGTGGCATGCTCAGTTTAGAAGCATTGAGTGAACTCGGCCCATATCTGAATGGCATTAGTCTCGATCTGCGAGGCTTCTCAGATCACGCTTATCACCGATTAGGAGGTATCAGCGAGTGGCGCCAGATTTTACGTTTCGCGGAAGAGGCGCAGCATCGCTGGAAGTGTCACGTTGAGATTACCACTCGTATTCATCATGGGGTCAACGATCATCCCGATGAACTGCGCGATCTGGTCGAGTGGATTAAGTCGACTCTCGGTGAAGCGACGCCGTGGCACGTGTTACCAGGTGATGCCGGTAGCGAAACAGCCGCCGCGACGATGCGAGCGCGTCGGATTGGGCACGAGGGTGGATTGCAGTTTATTTATGGTCACGAGGCTAATCAGGCCACTCGTTGCCCAATGTGCCATGCGACTCTTATAGAGCGTCAGCACGGGGGGAGCCGGAAAGTTGGGCTTGATGGTAGTCGCTGCCGTCATTGTGGCTATGCCACAAATATGTATCTGTCGATTTTCAAAGTGCACCGCACCTGA
- a CDS encoding U32 family peptidase has product MRKPEIMSPAGYWPQLHAAIEAGADAVYFGLTHFTARAKVGFSLSELPEVMKTLHRRGVKGYVTFNTLVFDHELRAAATALAEIAAAGADAIIVQDLGVAALAHRIVPDLPIHGSTQMSITSAEGVILAARYGVARVVLARELSLADVAAIRARSPIELEMFVHGALCVSYSGQCFSSEAWGGRSANRGQCAQACRLPYDLIVDGRHRPLGAARYLLSPGDLAAIDDMATIARLGVSALKIEGRYKDAEYVAITTHMYRRALDAAWAGLSPDLTISDRLHLEQVYSRGLGPHFLHGTNHQAVVAGRAPRHRGLLMGRVARVRPDVIIIEPEPGREAAPLKPGDGVVFDAADWRSPEEPEEGGRIAAVETVGDGLLAIRFVKGAINPRRIRVGDLLWRTSDPNTERMARPFVQPAAPVRRQPVRVDVQARVGSALELRWTLIERPVLSVTVRSESPLTPAQHRPLNEPMLREQLGRLGDTPYLLAELTAQIEGNPFVPVSLLNQLRRQATTALAELQGQQPTYTIREPGQVLDELLTAVTPTAPADVLHLHLLVRSPEQLAAAIALRPASITLDYLDLEGLKPALAQIRDAGIPARIAAPRILKPEDERVVRFLRKLNAPLLVRSTGLLELLRDDPALELTGDFSLNAANVLTADLLLGLGLKRLTPTHDLNAEQIAHLAERIGGSRIEVIAYHHLPVFHTEHCVFCRFLSTGTSYKDCGRPCERHRVALRDTVGRVHPVIADVGCRNTVFGAEAQEASKYIDRWRAVGITHYRLEFVHESAEDVMAVSEAFLAYLHNDISATELGRRLRQCAPQGVTEGSFFVPPNYQYIPLL; this is encoded by the coding sequence ATGCGCAAACCCGAAATTATGAGCCCTGCCGGTTATTGGCCGCAACTGCACGCCGCCATCGAAGCCGGAGCAGATGCAGTCTATTTTGGGCTTACCCATTTTACGGCACGGGCTAAGGTGGGGTTTAGCCTGAGTGAGCTGCCAGAGGTGATGAAGACGCTCCATCGGCGGGGAGTGAAGGGGTATGTGACGTTCAACACGCTGGTGTTTGATCATGAACTACGAGCAGCGGCCACGGCACTGGCCGAGATTGCCGCCGCTGGCGCCGATGCGATTATTGTGCAAGACCTTGGCGTAGCAGCGCTGGCTCACCGCATCGTGCCTGATCTCCCGATCCACGGCAGTACGCAGATGAGTATTACCAGCGCCGAGGGCGTCATCCTTGCCGCACGCTACGGGGTTGCGCGTGTGGTTTTGGCCCGCGAGCTGTCTCTGGCGGACGTGGCGGCTATTCGAGCACGGAGTCCGATTGAGCTAGAGATGTTTGTGCACGGCGCACTCTGTGTGTCGTATTCCGGCCAGTGCTTTTCTTCGGAGGCATGGGGTGGGCGAAGTGCGAATCGCGGTCAGTGTGCGCAGGCTTGCCGGCTGCCTTACGACTTAATCGTTGATGGACGGCATCGTCCATTAGGTGCTGCCCGCTATCTCCTTTCGCCGGGTGATCTGGCGGCTATTGACGACATGGCGACAATTGCTCGCCTCGGTGTTAGCGCACTTAAAATCGAAGGGCGCTACAAAGATGCTGAGTATGTGGCGATTACGACCCACATGTACCGGCGTGCGCTCGATGCAGCCTGGGCTGGTTTGTCGCCCGATCTGACTATCTCCGACCGTCTGCACCTCGAACAAGTCTATTCACGTGGGTTAGGACCACACTTCCTTCACGGGACGAATCATCAGGCAGTCGTTGCCGGCCGGGCGCCTCGCCATCGTGGATTACTGATGGGGCGCGTCGCTCGAGTACGTCCTGATGTTATCATTATTGAGCCTGAACCAGGTCGTGAGGCAGCGCCGCTTAAACCTGGCGATGGGGTTGTGTTTGATGCAGCCGACTGGCGTAGCCCCGAAGAACCAGAAGAAGGTGGACGAATCGCGGCCGTTGAAACGGTAGGCGACGGTTTGCTGGCTATCCGATTTGTCAAAGGTGCGATCAATCCACGTCGTATTCGGGTTGGGGATCTGCTCTGGCGTACTTCCGATCCGAACACAGAGCGTATGGCCCGCCCTTTCGTGCAACCAGCCGCACCGGTACGTCGTCAGCCGGTGCGCGTCGACGTACAAGCGCGTGTTGGGAGCGCCCTTGAACTACGTTGGACGCTGATCGAACGGCCGGTGTTGAGCGTGACCGTGCGCAGCGAGTCGCCTTTAACGCCAGCCCAACATCGCCCACTCAACGAGCCAATGCTTCGTGAACAGTTGGGTCGGTTAGGTGATACTCCCTACTTGCTGGCTGAATTGACTGCCCAGATTGAGGGGAATCCCTTTGTACCGGTATCGCTGCTTAATCAATTACGACGTCAGGCGACAACAGCGCTGGCAGAATTACAGGGGCAACAACCAACATACACGATCCGTGAACCAGGGCAGGTGTTAGACGAACTGCTTACGGCTGTCACCCCGACAGCACCCGCTGATGTTCTTCATTTGCACCTCTTAGTTCGCTCTCCTGAACAACTGGCGGCAGCGATTGCACTGCGTCCGGCCAGTATTACGCTCGATTATCTTGATCTTGAAGGATTGAAGCCAGCACTGGCCCAGATTCGTGATGCTGGTATTCCGGCCCGAATTGCAGCACCACGCATTCTCAAGCCGGAAGATGAGCGGGTAGTACGGTTTCTGCGCAAACTAAACGCTCCCCTGCTGGTACGTTCAACCGGTCTGCTCGAGCTGCTGCGTGATGATCCTGCGCTCGAACTCACCGGTGATTTCAGTCTGAATGCGGCTAACGTCCTCACGGCCGATCTGTTACTGGGCCTGGGATTAAAACGCTTGACCCCAACCCACGACCTCAACGCTGAACAGATTGCTCATCTGGCCGAGCGGATTGGCGGCAGTCGTATTGAAGTCATTGCCTACCACCATCTGCCGGTCTTTCATACAGAACACTGTGTGTTCTGTCGTTTTCTGTCGACCGGCACCAGCTACAAGGATTGTGGGCGTCCGTGTGAACGGCATCGTGTGGCACTCCGTGATACGGTGGGACGTGTCCATCCGGTGATTGCCGATGTCGGTTGTCGCAATACGGTGTTTGGTGCTGAAGCCCAGGAAGCGAGTAAGTATATTGATCGTTGGCGTGCTGTCGGTATTACCCATTACCGGCTAGAATTTGTACACGAATCGGCTGAGGACGTGATGGCGGTGAGTGAAGCATTTCTTGCCTATCTTCACAACGACATCAGTGCTACTGAGTTAGGGCGCCGCTTGCGTCAGTGTGCGCCGCAGGGGGTAACCGAAGGGAGCTTCTTCGTGCCACCAAACTATCAGTACATTCCACTACTGTAA
- a CDS encoding aminopeptidase, with translation MIKSLWDQLARRLVDALGAQRGELIEVRDEAGNQRLLHAVLLALESVGAEPLVSILPAQQVERLLVTASPDTLASRGRRYAEWLHQVDRSLLLVGAYPNLSQMTDEALHAFGSAYNRLEKIREDRCIPQVIAAIPTIGKAAQLGLSHEELELRMMPTLLVEPNELRAITEQLMPVLNSAATITISSGPGYELHLHRDHQPWLYDMGRLTAPVGARDAIISYLPSGSVYTTVIADRAEGDLFLPVAGPARAVHLHVSSGRVTQIKAVSGADRLIELFDRHDGSARQITHVGIGLNPRLLQPLGWTMADQHVQGALCIAFGKDRYLRGASISSLNLDFVINGASLRVDGQLIVDQGRLVANSLPTIV, from the coding sequence ATGATCAAGAGTCTTTGGGATCAACTGGCGCGACGACTGGTTGATGCACTGGGCGCCCAGCGCGGCGAATTGATCGAGGTACGTGATGAGGCAGGTAATCAACGATTGCTCCATGCCGTCTTGTTGGCGCTTGAAAGCGTTGGGGCTGAACCGCTCGTCTCTATTCTGCCGGCTCAGCAGGTTGAACGGTTGCTGGTAACGGCATCGCCAGATACACTCGCCTCCCGTGGCCGGCGATACGCTGAATGGTTACATCAGGTTGATCGTTCGCTGCTCCTGGTCGGTGCTTATCCGAATCTGTCGCAGATGACGGATGAGGCGTTGCACGCTTTTGGCTCTGCGTATAACCGTCTGGAGAAGATTCGCGAAGATCGATGTATCCCACAGGTCATTGCGGCCATTCCAACGATTGGCAAAGCAGCCCAATTGGGATTGAGCCACGAGGAGCTAGAATTGCGCATGATGCCCACATTGTTGGTTGAACCGAATGAACTACGGGCAATTACCGAACAGCTCATGCCTGTACTGAACAGCGCTGCAACTATTACTATTAGCAGTGGGCCAGGGTACGAATTACATCTTCACCGTGACCATCAGCCATGGCTATACGATATGGGCCGTCTGACGGCACCCGTTGGCGCAAGAGATGCAATAATCAGTTACCTGCCTTCTGGATCAGTGTATACCACCGTCATTGCAGATCGCGCTGAAGGTGATCTCTTTTTGCCGGTCGCAGGTCCGGCTCGCGCCGTGCATCTCCACGTAAGTAGTGGGCGGGTAACACAGATCAAAGCGGTGAGCGGTGCTGATCGTCTGATTGAACTCTTCGACCGTCACGATGGTTCTGCCCGTCAGATCACGCATGTCGGGATCGGTCTTAATCCGCGTTTACTCCAGCCCCTTGGCTGGACAATGGCCGACCAGCACGTTCAAGGAGCACTATGTATTGCCTTCGGTAAGGACCGGTATCTAAGAGGTGCGAGTATCTCATCGCTCAATCTTGATTTCGTGATCAATGGCGCCAGTCTACGTGTCGATGGGCAGTTGATCGTTGACCAAGGTCGCCTAGTTGCGAACTCATTACCAACAATCGTTTAG
- a CDS encoding tagatose 1,6-diphosphate aldolase, whose translation MAKVKMTRGKFNGIQACADANGIIAAAAMDQRGSLKKAIAKARGAEATSEDLTAFKTAVTRILTRYASAILMDPEYGLPAIAQRASGTGVLLAYEKTGYDASVRGRLPDLLDTWSVRRLKEAGADAIKILLYYNPFDDAAINDIKHAFIERVGAECAAHDIPFFLEPIAYDDTVGDEKSFEFALVKPKYVTAYMAEFSKPQYGVDVLKVEVPVNVKFVEGMRVFCGQKAYSREEAKEYFRQAADAARKPFIYLSAGVSDEVFRETLELAAEAGTPFAGVLCGRATWQDGIPVYAQQGLSALESWLEDRGVANITALNETLAKGAKPWWTIYGGLDNIEVVDLPVLN comes from the coding sequence ATGGCCAAAGTAAAGATGACGCGAGGCAAATTTAACGGGATTCAGGCTTGTGCGGATGCTAACGGCATTATTGCCGCAGCGGCAATGGATCAGCGCGGTTCATTGAAGAAGGCGATTGCCAAAGCCCGTGGCGCCGAGGCAACTAGCGAGGACTTGACCGCGTTCAAAACAGCCGTTACCCGTATTTTGACCCGCTATGCCAGTGCCATTTTGATGGATCCGGAATACGGGTTACCGGCCATTGCGCAACGTGCGTCGGGTACCGGTGTGTTACTGGCTTATGAAAAGACCGGCTACGACGCCTCGGTACGCGGACGTCTGCCCGATCTACTCGATACCTGGAGCGTGCGACGCCTGAAGGAGGCTGGTGCGGATGCGATCAAGATTCTTCTTTACTACAATCCCTTCGATGATGCTGCTATCAATGATATAAAGCACGCTTTTATCGAACGGGTCGGCGCGGAGTGTGCGGCACACGATATTCCGTTCTTCCTCGAGCCTATTGCTTATGACGATACAGTTGGTGATGAGAAGAGCTTTGAATTCGCACTGGTCAAACCAAAGTACGTGACTGCGTACATGGCCGAGTTCTCCAAGCCGCAGTACGGTGTTGATGTGCTGAAGGTGGAAGTGCCGGTGAATGTAAAGTTTGTTGAGGGTATGCGAGTTTTTTGCGGCCAGAAAGCGTATAGCCGCGAAGAGGCCAAAGAGTACTTCCGCCAGGCAGCCGATGCCGCTCGTAAACCCTTTATCTATCTGAGCGCCGGTGTTTCCGATGAGGTGTTCCGTGAGACGCTTGAACTGGCCGCCGAGGCCGGGACACCATTCGCCGGTGTCCTGTGCGGACGCGCAACTTGGCAAGACGGTATTCCGGTCTACGCGCAGCAGGGCCTTAGTGCACTCGAATCATGGCTAGAAGATCGTGGTGTCGCCAACATTACTGCGCTAAATGAAACCCTTGCGAAGGGTGCCAAGCCATGGTGGACGATCTACGGCGGTTTGGATAATATCGAGGTCGTAGACTTGCCAGTCTTGAATTAG
- a CDS encoding long-chain fatty acid--CoA ligase: MEKIWLSYYEPGVPKTLTYPDITLNDMLSNSAKTYADHTATNFVLRYLLGGRFTVGGKLTYRQLNEKVDRMATALYQLGVRKGDRVAVMLPNSPHYVITFFACMRLGAIVVNTNPTYTGRELQHQLHDSGAETIVLLNIFWPRLREVRAETPVKRVIVAHIFDTLGFPSNLLVKSAQKKTPEWVDVMPEQDIFFFQHLLEKYGPTPPKVNLSPDDVALFQYTGGTTGLPKAAMLTHRNLIANTLQIAAWLPRGEPGAEKMMAAIPFFHVYGMTVAMLYSIHLGAEIVIVPSPRPIDNVMNVIQHERCTLFPGVPAMYIGIINHPKVSEYNLRSVKACLSGSAPLPMEVQEKFGQLTGGRLVEGFGMTEASPVTHCNPVFGERRAGSIGIPLPDTEAKVVDLDTGQEIPPGSDATGELCVRGPQVMKGYWQRPEETAQTIDADGWLHTGDIARVDKDGYFYIVDRKKDMINVGGLKVLPRDVEEVLFMHPKVMEAVVVGIPHPQRGDDTVKAFIVPKPGENPTAEEIKEFCKLHLAPYKVPREVEFRSELPKTLVGKVLRRVLVEEEKAKQKAAMATA, translated from the coding sequence TTGGAAAAGATTTGGTTGTCGTACTATGAACCGGGCGTGCCAAAGACGCTGACCTATCCTGACATAACGCTCAATGACATGTTGAGCAATAGCGCCAAGACCTACGCCGATCACACTGCAACAAATTTCGTTTTACGCTATCTGCTAGGCGGGCGCTTTACCGTTGGTGGCAAGCTCACCTATCGGCAGTTGAACGAAAAAGTTGACCGGATGGCAACGGCGCTCTATCAGCTTGGGGTGCGCAAGGGAGATCGGGTGGCGGTAATGTTGCCTAATTCGCCGCATTATGTCATCACCTTCTTCGCCTGTATGCGGTTGGGGGCAATTGTCGTCAATACGAACCCGACCTACACTGGGCGCGAATTGCAACATCAGTTGCACGACTCAGGAGCTGAGACGATCGTCTTGCTCAATATCTTCTGGCCGCGTTTGCGAGAAGTACGCGCCGAGACGCCGGTGAAACGGGTCATTGTGGCGCATATCTTCGATACGCTGGGCTTCCCCTCAAACCTGCTGGTGAAGAGCGCCCAAAAGAAGACCCCAGAGTGGGTTGATGTCATGCCTGAACAAGACATCTTCTTCTTCCAGCACTTGCTCGAAAAGTATGGTCCTACTCCGCCAAAGGTAAATCTGTCACCAGACGATGTGGCACTCTTCCAGTACACTGGTGGTACAACCGGTTTGCCCAAGGCTGCCATGTTAACTCATCGCAACCTGATCGCCAACACGTTGCAGATCGCGGCCTGGCTTCCACGTGGCGAGCCTGGCGCCGAGAAGATGATGGCGGCTATCCCCTTCTTCCACGTCTACGGAATGACTGTGGCAATGCTGTATAGCATCCATCTTGGCGCTGAGATTGTGATAGTGCCCAGTCCACGGCCAATCGACAACGTGATGAATGTGATCCAGCATGAGCGTTGTACACTCTTCCCTGGTGTGCCGGCAATGTATATCGGTATCATCAACCATCCGAAGGTCAGCGAGTACAACTTGCGCAGTGTGAAGGCATGTCTCAGTGGGTCGGCGCCATTACCAATGGAGGTACAGGAGAAGTTTGGTCAACTTACCGGTGGTCGGTTGGTTGAGGGTTTCGGGATGACTGAGGCCAGCCCGGTTACCCACTGTAACCCAGTGTTCGGTGAACGCCGCGCCGGAAGTATTGGGATTCCACTGCCGGATACCGAGGCAAAAGTGGTTGATCTTGATACCGGTCAGGAGATTCCGCCAGGGAGCGATGCAACCGGTGAGCTGTGCGTGCGCGGGCCGCAGGTGATGAAGGGGTATTGGCAACGCCCCGAAGAAACGGCACAAACCATCGATGCCGATGGTTGGCTGCATACCGGCGATATTGCCCGTGTTGATAAGGATGGCTACTTCTACATCGTTGATCGCAAGAAGGATATGATCAACGTGGGCGGGCTGAAGGTGTTGCCACGCGATGTCGAGGAAGTGCTCTTTATGCACCCGAAGGTGATGGAGGCGGTTGTGGTCGGGATTCCGCATCCGCAGCGCGGAGATGATACGGTGAAGGCATTTATCGTGCCTAAGCCGGGCGAGAATCCAACCGCTGAAGAGATTAAAGAATTCTGCAAGTTGCACCTTGCGCCGTACAAAGTGCCGCGTGAGGTTGAGTTCCGTAGCGAGCTACCGAAGACGTTGGTTGGCAAGGTGCTCCGCCGGGTGCTGGTTGAAGAAGAGAAGGCCAAGCAAAAGGCGGCAATGGCAACTGCCTGA